In Capsicum annuum cultivar UCD-10X-F1 chromosome 11, UCD10Xv1.1, whole genome shotgun sequence, one genomic interval encodes:
- the LOC107846208 gene encoding aquaporin TIP1-3, giving the protein MPISRIAIGNLREATKSDALKAALAEFISTICFVFPAEGCVLLFSKLIISIDQTAITIAIAITHGFALFVAVTVAINISGGHVSPAVTFGALVGGHITFVRSILYWIAQLLGSVAAIYLLKFATNGLEVSAYPPASPWHAVLYEIILSFLLVYTYYATAFDPKRGNMGIIAPIAIGLICSANLLSGGTTFSAAMNPAMSFCQAVISGTWTDHWVYWLGTFGGAAIAASIYQTIFIGQNTDEQLPITNH; this is encoded by the exons atgcCCATTTCAAGAATTGCCATAGGAAATCTGAGAGAGGCTACCAAGTCCGATGCCCTCAAGGCAGCCCTAGCTGAATTCATTTCCACGATTTGTTTTGTATTTCCTGCTGAAGGATGTGTCTTGTTATTTA GCAAGCTAATCATATCCATCGACCAAACTGCTATCACGATTGCAATAGCGATAACCCATGGATTTGCTCTTTTTGTGGCCGTTACGGTGGCAATAAACATATCTGGAGGTCATGTGAGCCCTGCTGTCACTTTTGGTGCCCTTGTGGGTGGACACATTACTTTTGTTAGAAGTATATTATACTGGATTGCTCAATTACTTGGATCTGTTGCTGCTATCTATCTCCTCAAGTTTGCTACTAATGGTTTG GAAGTATCGGCATACCCTCCAGCATCACCATGGCATGCAGTTCTTTACGAGATAATATTGAGCTTTTTGCTTGTTTACACATATTATGCGACTGCATTTGATCCCAAGAGAGGTAACATGGGAATCATTGCTCCAATTGCAATTGGTCTCATTTGTAGTGCCAACCTCTTGTCTGGTGGTACCACTTTTAGTGCAGCAATGAACCCTGCCATGTCCTTTTGTCAAGCCGTAATTAGTGGGACGTGGACAGACCATTGGGTCTATTGGCTAGGTACGTTTGGCGGTGCTGCCATTGCTGCTTCGATCTATCAAACCATCTTCATTGGCCAAAACACCGACGAGCAGCTCCCCATCACTAATCACTAA